One Planktothrix sp. FACHB-1365 DNA segment encodes these proteins:
- a CDS encoding DUF433 domain-containing protein: MSTAKLTDYFNFLTPDDIRLKGTRIGIETILYEYIDRSCTPEEIAQTYPSLTLEQVYATILYYLQNKETISNYLKNWIEHGHKMREQQRLNPPPVSEKLRQLRATRQAQKSIESIYPTANSVN, encoded by the coding sequence ATGTCAACAGCCAAACTAACAGATTATTTCAACTTCCTCACTCCCGATGATATTCGACTGAAAGGTACAAGAATTGGCATCGAAACTATCCTTTATGAATATATTGATCGCAGTTGCACTCCCGAAGAAATTGCCCAAACCTACCCCTCGCTAACCTTAGAACAAGTCTATGCGACAATTCTCTATTACCTACAGAACAAAGAAACGATTAGCAATTACCTAAAAAATTGGATAGAACACGGTCATAAAATGAGAGAACAACAGCGTCTCAATCCTCCACCAGTATCAGAAAAACTTCGGCAATTGAGAGCCACTAGACAAGCCCAAAAGTCAATCGAGTCAATTTACCCGACAGCAAACTCAGTAAATTGA
- a CDS encoding HNH endonuclease signature motif containing protein, with amino-acid sequence MRKRAGYLCEYCHSPEKISTSRFTIDHIQPRSLGGSDNSDNLALACSRCNQRRYNFIVGRDVETSAILPLFNPRQQQWSDHFIWNAEGTEIVGTTPIGRATCERLDLNDERYRGERSIQEARALWVQAGWHPPSEDPRQLE; translated from the coding sequence GTGCGGAAACGCGCAGGCTACCTGTGCGAATATTGCCACTCTCCAGAGAAAATTAGCACCTCTCGTTTCACCATCGATCACATCCAACCGCGCTCTCTAGGTGGCTCTGACAATTCTGATAACCTGGCTTTAGCTTGTAGCCGATGTAACCAGCGTCGTTATAACTTCATTGTGGGTCGGGATGTGGAAACCTCAGCAATTCTGCCTTTATTTAATCCCCGTCAACAGCAGTGGTCTGACCACTTCATCTGGAATGCAGAGGGTACGGAGATTGTCGGCACAACTCCTATCGGTCGAGCCACTTGTGAGCGTCTTGACCTCAACGACGAGCGCTATAGAGGAGAACGTTCTATCCAAGAAGCCCGTGCGCTATGGGTTCAGGCTGGCTGGCATCCTCCCTCAGAAGATCCCCGGCAGCTTGAGTAA
- a CDS encoding aldehyde dehydrogenase family protein, which translates to MVTSIRPDQKVKIGPTQLLINNEWVNSVSGRRFETINPTTGEIICDVAEADSSDVDQAVKAARTAFTRGNWPKMSATKRGELLYKLADLIEQNILELAQLESLDNGKPVTDSLNIDLPLVIACYRYYAGWADKIQGKTIPINGSYFCYTRHEPIGVVGQIIPWNFPLLMQAWKLAPALATGNTVVLKTAEQTPLSALRIGELIVEAGFPPGVVNILSGYGPTAGAAISHHHDIDKVAFTGSTEVGHLIMEAAAKSNLKRVTLELGGKSPNIIFADANMDAAIEGTHFGLFFNQGQCCCAGSRVFVEEKCYDEFVAKTVERAKQRVVGDPFDANTQQGPQVDQEQFNKVMGYIESGIREDAQMLCGGHRVGDRGFFIEPTVFANVRDEMKIAQEEIFGPVMSIIKFKDINEVVERANNTIYGLAAAVWTQDITKAHTIANSLRAGTVWVNCYDVFDAAAPFGGFKQSGIGRELGEYGLQQYTEIKTVTIKL; encoded by the coding sequence ATGGTGACATCGATCAGACCCGATCAAAAAGTGAAAATTGGGCCAACTCAATTACTGATCAATAATGAATGGGTGAATAGCGTTTCGGGTCGTCGCTTTGAGACCATTAACCCCACGACAGGTGAGATCATCTGTGATGTAGCTGAGGCTGACTCCTCTGATGTTGATCAGGCTGTTAAAGCGGCAAGAACGGCGTTTACCCGTGGCAATTGGCCAAAAATGTCAGCAACGAAACGGGGCGAACTGCTGTACAAATTAGCAGATTTAATTGAACAAAATATTTTGGAATTGGCACAGTTAGAATCCTTGGATAATGGTAAACCTGTGACGGATTCACTGAATATTGATTTGCCCTTGGTTATTGCTTGCTATCGTTATTATGCTGGGTGGGCTGATAAAATTCAAGGCAAAACCATTCCGATTAACGGTTCTTATTTCTGTTATACCCGCCATGAACCCATCGGTGTAGTCGGTCAGATTATCCCCTGGAATTTCCCTCTGTTAATGCAGGCTTGGAAGTTAGCGCCAGCCTTAGCAACCGGGAATACAGTTGTACTTAAAACCGCCGAACAAACTCCTTTATCAGCATTACGGATCGGTGAACTAATCGTTGAAGCGGGTTTTCCTCCCGGTGTCGTTAACATTTTATCGGGCTACGGGCCAACAGCCGGGGCAGCAATTTCTCACCATCATGACATTGATAAGGTTGCTTTTACAGGATCAACGGAAGTGGGACATTTAATTATGGAAGCTGCTGCTAAAAGCAATTTGAAGCGTGTCACATTGGAATTGGGCGGTAAGAGTCCTAATATTATTTTTGCCGATGCCAATATGGATGCAGCCATCGAAGGAACTCACTTTGGTCTATTTTTTAACCAAGGACAATGCTGCTGTGCGGGGTCGCGGGTGTTCGTGGAAGAAAAATGCTATGACGAGTTTGTCGCCAAAACCGTTGAACGTGCTAAACAACGAGTCGTCGGCGATCCTTTTGATGCTAACACTCAGCAAGGGCCGCAGGTGGATCAAGAGCAGTTTAATAAGGTGATGGGCTACATTGAATCTGGTATACGAGAAGATGCCCAGATGTTATGCGGGGGTCATCGTGTCGGCGATCGCGGTTTCTTTATCGAGCCTACTGTTTTCGCAAATGTTCGGGATGAGATGAAGATTGCTCAAGAAGAAATCTTTGGGCCGGTGATGAGTATTATCAAGTTTAAAGATATCAACGAGGTGGTTGAACGAGCTAATAATACCATTTATGGTCTGGCTGCGGCGGTTTGGACGCAAGATATTACTAAAGCTCATACTATTGCTAACAGTCTGCGGGCGGGTACAGTTTGGGTCAATTGTTATGATGTTTTCGATGCGGCTGCACCCTTTGGCGGATTTAAACAATCTGGAATTGGGCGCGAATTAGGCGAATACGGTTTGCAACAATACACCGAAATTAAGACGGTGACAATCAAGCTTTAA
- a CDS encoding DUF29 domain-containing protein, producing MTNLYETDFQSWIEDQVNLLKTQQWQQLDTLNLIEEIEALGRKERQELRNRLGILLGHLLKWQFQLDKRTNSWLGTIREQRIQIKFLLQDSPSLKAYLNQILPDAYELGLALAIRETKLGEQIFPEVCPYTLEQTLDPQFLPI from the coding sequence ATGACTAATTTATATGAAACCGATTTTCAGAGTTGGATAGAAGATCAAGTAAATCTTCTGAAAACTCAACAATGGCAACAGTTAGATACACTGAATTTAATTGAGGAAATCGAAGCCTTGGGACGAAAAGAACGACAAGAACTGAGAAATCGATTAGGGATTCTCTTAGGACATTTGTTAAAATGGCAATTTCAACTTGATAAACGAACGAATAGTTGGTTGGGAACCATTCGAGAACAACGCATTCAAATTAAATTTTTATTACAAGATAGTCCGAGTTTAAAGGCTTATTTGAATCAAATTTTACCCGATGCTTATGAATTAGGATTAGCCTTAGCTATTCGAGAAACAAAACTCGGTGAACAAATCTTTCCCGAAGTCTGTCCTTATACCTTAGAACAAACCTTAGATCCTCAATTTTTACCCATTTAA
- a CDS encoding YcjF family protein: MTETPDSQISSPVSETPNQSTSVNSSWMDGIAAGWSWTTQQLKGLFPTDQIAQTVVQWFSVNETQIAEILEKVRAELPTTEALLIGKPQAGKSSIVRGLTGVSAEIVGQGFRPHTQHTERYAYPSNDLPLLIFKDTVGLGDINQNTDLIIQELIGDLQQESPGARVLILTVKINDFATDTLRTIAQSLRKKYPNIPCLLAVTCLHELYPPHIDNHRIYPPDFEDINRAFAELKLAFKGLYDQAVLIDFTLEEDGYTPVFYGLEALRDTLADLLPEAEARTIHQLLNGEVNDQLGNIYRDVGRRYILAFSIMAATVAAVPLPFATMPVLTALQVSLVVLLGNLYGKTLNPSQAGGLVSAIAGGFLAQMIGRELIKFIPGFGSVIAASWAAAYTWALGEGACVYFGDLMGGKKPDPQRIQVVMEEAFKTAKERFKGINESK; encoded by the coding sequence ATGACTGAAACCCCGGATTCTCAAATCTCCTCCCCGGTGTCTGAAACGCCCAATCAATCAACCTCTGTTAATTCCTCTTGGATGGATGGAATTGCAGCCGGTTGGAGTTGGACAACCCAACAACTTAAAGGACTTTTCCCGACTGACCAAATAGCTCAAACCGTTGTCCAATGGTTTAGTGTTAATGAAACTCAAATTGCTGAGATTTTAGAAAAGGTTCGGGCAGAACTTCCCACCACAGAAGCCTTATTAATTGGCAAACCTCAAGCGGGAAAAAGCTCAATTGTTCGAGGGTTAACCGGGGTTTCAGCCGAAATTGTGGGTCAAGGATTTCGTCCTCATACTCAACACACTGAACGTTATGCCTATCCCTCTAATGATTTACCCTTACTGATTTTTAAAGATACCGTTGGCTTAGGGGATATTAATCAAAATACTGATCTGATTATTCAAGAATTAATTGGGGATTTACAACAAGAAAGCCCAGGAGCAAGAGTTTTAATTCTAACGGTTAAAATTAACGATTTTGCCACCGATACGTTACGAACAATTGCCCAAAGCTTACGGAAAAAATATCCTAATATTCCTTGTTTATTAGCCGTTACTTGTCTCCATGAACTTTATCCTCCCCACATTGATAACCATCGGATTTATCCCCCTGATTTTGAAGATATTAATCGAGCCTTTGCAGAATTAAAATTAGCCTTTAAAGGGTTATATGATCAGGCTGTTTTAATTGATTTTACCTTAGAAGAAGATGGCTATACCCCTGTATTTTATGGCTTAGAAGCTTTGCGAGATACCTTAGCCGATTTGCTCCCTGAAGCTGAAGCCAGAACGATTCATCAATTATTAAATGGAGAGGTTAACGATCAACTGGGAAATATCTATCGAGATGTGGGAAGACGGTATATTTTAGCTTTTAGTATTATGGCGGCAACCGTTGCCGCCGTTCCCCTTCCCTTTGCTACGATGCCCGTATTAACAGCCTTACAAGTTTCTCTGGTGGTGTTATTAGGAAATCTTTATGGAAAAACTTTAAATCCCTCTCAAGCAGGCGGCTTAGTCAGTGCGATCGCTGGAGGATTTTTAGCCCAAATGATCGGTCGAGAATTAATTAAATTTATTCCCGGTTTTGGCAGTGTTATTGCTGCGTCTTGGGCTGCTGCTTATACTTGGGCATTAGGGGAAGGAGCTTGTGTTTATTTTGGGGATTTAATGGGAGGAAAAAAACCAGATCCGCAAAGAATTCAAGTTGTTATGGAAGAAGCATTCAAAACAGCAAAAGAACGGTTTAAAGGAATTAATGAATCAAAATAG
- a CDS encoding WGxxGxxG family protein, protein MRIKPSVQQLLGTGMIALSLAIFPASLPAQAQTNPNSPTIDTTPFQETRDDNNNWGWLGLLGLIGLANLFRQPKTHHETYRDPNVTTRPGYRE, encoded by the coding sequence ATGAGAATTAAACCGTCTGTGCAACAGCTTTTGGGTACAGGAATGATTGCTTTAAGTTTAGCTATATTTCCGGCTTCCTTACCGGCTCAAGCTCAAACTAATCCTAATAGTCCTACTATTGATACGACTCCATTTCAAGAAACAAGAGATGATAATAATAACTGGGGTTGGTTAGGACTTCTAGGGTTAATTGGTTTAGCAAACTTATTTCGTCAGCCCAAAACCCATCACGAAACCTATCGTGATCCCAACGTTACCACTCGTCCCGGCTATCGAGAATAA
- a CDS encoding WGxxGxxG family protein, which yields MKLNSLPKLVSATALALSLAVLPSTLSASAQTTPTDTGTTGTDNTNTTYTQTAGDRDFDWGWLGLLGLIGLGGLARKNEDPAPRYRTTDEAANRY from the coding sequence ATGAAACTGAATTCTTTACCCAAATTAGTGAGTGCTACTGCCTTAGCTTTAAGTTTAGCAGTTCTGCCGTCTACACTGTCTGCTTCTGCTCAAACCACACCCACAGATACAGGCACAACAGGCACAGATAACACCAATACAACCTACACCCAAACCGCAGGAGATCGAGATTTTGATTGGGGTTGGCTGGGTCTGCTCGGTTTAATTGGTTTAGGTGGTTTAGCTCGTAAAAATGAAGATCCAGCCCCCCGTTATCGCACCACAGATGAAGCCGCAAACCGCTACTAA
- a CDS encoding Lin0512 family protein, which yields MAKKRFVIEMGMGVDQHGQEPTVAAARALRNAIAHNALPGIWEVAGLNHPNEMIVEVQIAVPYPEQVRTEEVLAVLPFGQKTITVETGGMVVQGRAIEEFQDKNDEMLIAVAAVTVWVEKEV from the coding sequence ATGGCTAAAAAACGATTTGTAATTGAAATGGGGATGGGGGTTGATCAACATGGACAGGAACCTACGGTTGCCGCCGCTAGGGCACTTAGAAATGCGATCGCCCATAATGCGTTACCCGGAATTTGGGAAGTAGCGGGATTAAATCATCCCAATGAAATGATTGTAGAAGTGCAAATTGCCGTTCCCTATCCTGAACAAGTCAGAACTGAAGAAGTATTAGCCGTTTTACCCTTTGGACAGAAAACAATTACCGTTGAAACCGGGGGAATGGTGGTACAAGGACGGGCAATTGAAGAATTTCAAGACAAAAATGATGAGATGTTAATTGCCGTTGCGGCGGTAACAGTTTGGGTCGAAAAGGAAGTGTAA
- a CDS encoding transglutaminase family protein, whose protein sequence is MKFKVSCELNYQVSSNTTFIFNVNVAKTTSQTILEEHLNLEPELNHEEYIDPNLKNRYIRINVSSGNLSLSYQAIVDVMYEETNPTTINEVPIAKLPLEFLQYIYPSRYCQSDRLMRFAQSEFGHLLPDYSRVTAICNWIYDNVTYLSGSSDQHTSAFDTVTERAGVCRDFAHLGIAFCRSLNIPARFASGYAYKLQPPNFHAYFEAYLGDRWYLFDATRLAPRNGLIRIGTGRDAADIAFATIFGMAEMNQMKVEVECLETHSDSDCPEYTYQAISHQVFS, encoded by the coding sequence ATGAAATTTAAAGTTAGTTGTGAATTAAACTATCAAGTGAGTAGCAATACTACATTTATTTTTAATGTTAATGTTGCTAAAACGACAAGTCAAACTATCTTAGAAGAACATTTGAACTTAGAACCGGAGCTTAATCATGAAGAATATATTGATCCTAATTTAAAAAATCGTTATATTCGGATTAATGTTTCTTCAGGGAATTTAAGCTTATCCTATCAGGCCATTGTTGATGTGATGTATGAAGAAACCAATCCCACAACAATTAATGAAGTTCCGATAGCAAAACTTCCCTTAGAATTTTTACAATATATTTATCCAAGTCGCTATTGTCAATCTGACCGATTAATGCGGTTTGCTCAATCAGAATTCGGTCATTTATTGCCCGATTATTCCAGAGTAACGGCAATTTGTAATTGGATTTATGATAATGTAACTTACTTATCAGGGAGTAGTGATCAACATACCTCTGCCTTTGATACGGTGACAGAACGGGCGGGAGTTTGTCGAGATTTTGCCCATTTAGGAATTGCTTTTTGCCGTTCTTTAAATATTCCGGCTCGGTTTGCATCGGGTTATGCTTATAAACTACAACCCCCGAATTTTCATGCTTATTTTGAGGCGTATTTAGGCGATCGCTGGTACTTATTTGACGCCACTCGCCTTGCTCCCCGTAATGGATTAATTAGAATTGGAACGGGACGAGATGCGGCGGATATTGCCTTTGCGACTATTTTTGGAATGGCAGAAATGAACCAAATGAAAGTGGAAGTTGAATGTTTAGAAACCCATTCAGATTCTGACTGTCCCGAATATACTTATCAAGCCATTAGTCATCAAGTCTTTTCCTAG
- a CDS encoding DUF6816 family protein produces MKKIILIVGLIVGLMFGKTDAQAGQLAERLSLFPDWNHKPMIQKAQGDLYYPQWMEGEWDVTSTLVDKVAPMAPQITTPGFEKNAELLNQPIEFKVRFKTVQSLPKLQIFPITLFFTQAGSEKEKDGKIYPKIVGDRAFNGFNMGKALLGENGILSVKADPTNSNRLITALPGNVELISTVTGRSSETPREDQFIATEISQQVFESSSQIYLNEVETTTAYQAEFDDKNSFNEVKSIIGDQVTAVYLSPQDPNFFAASGHPVALYRYQLKLVKCRNRVS; encoded by the coding sequence ATGAAAAAAATTATTTTAATTGTGGGTTTAATTGTGGGTTTAATGTTCGGAAAAACTGATGCTCAAGCCGGACAATTAGCCGAGCGTTTATCCCTATTTCCCGACTGGAATCATAAACCCATGATTCAAAAGGCGCAAGGGGATTTATATTATCCTCAGTGGATGGAAGGAGAGTGGGATGTTACCAGTACATTAGTTGATAAAGTCGCACCAATGGCTCCCCAAATCACCACTCCTGGGTTTGAAAAAAATGCTGAACTTCTGAATCAACCCATTGAGTTTAAAGTTAGATTTAAAACAGTTCAATCGTTACCAAAGTTACAGATTTTTCCCATAACTTTATTTTTTACTCAAGCAGGTTCAGAGAAAGAAAAAGATGGAAAAATCTATCCTAAGATAGTGGGCGATCGCGCATTTAATGGGTTTAATATGGGAAAAGCTCTGTTAGGAGAAAATGGGATTTTATCCGTTAAGGCTGATCCCACAAACTCGAATCGCCTAATCACAGCTTTACCCGGAAATGTAGAACTAATTTCAACGGTCACAGGTCGGAGTTCTGAAACTCCCCGTGAAGATCAATTTATTGCCACCGAAATTAGTCAACAAGTCTTTGAAAGTTCATCTCAAATCTATTTGAATGAAGTGGAAACTACAACGGCTTACCAGGCAGAATTTGACGACAAAAATTCATTTAATGAGGTAAAATCGATTATCGGAGATCAAGTAACGGCCGTTTATTTATCTCCTCAAGATCCGAATTTTTTTGCAGCTAGTGGTCATCCGGTGGCGTTATATCGCTATCAATTAAAGTTAGTGAAATGTAGAAACCGGGTTTCTTAA
- a CDS encoding ChuX/HutX family heme-like substrate-binding protein → MSNLKEFLEGCENLGTLRLIVTSSAAVLEVRGKLEKLFYAELPKGKYANMHTEGFEFHLNMDHIKQVKFETGEAKRGNFTTYAIRFLSEQQEVVLSAFLQWGKPGEYEPGQVEQWEALKEKYGEVWQPIPVETL, encoded by the coding sequence ATGAGTAATCTCAAAGAATTTTTAGAAGGGTGCGAAAATTTAGGAACATTACGGTTAATTGTCACCAGCAGTGCGGCGGTGTTAGAAGTTCGAGGAAAACTTGAAAAGCTATTTTATGCAGAATTACCCAAAGGAAAATATGCCAATATGCACACCGAGGGGTTTGAATTTCATCTGAATATGGATCATATTAAACAGGTGAAATTTGAAACCGGAGAAGCCAAACGGGGTAATTTTACAACCTATGCAATTCGCTTTCTGAGTGAACAGCAAGAGGTTGTATTAAGTGCGTTTTTACAATGGGGAAAACCGGGAGAATATGAACCTGGACAAGTGGAACAATGGGAAGCTTTAAAAGAAAAATATGGAGAAGTTTGGCAACCCATTCCGGTTGAAACATTATAA
- a CDS encoding PhoH family protein: MTERFTLQLPSIESAMALSGYQEDNLKVLSQQTGAQLVMRGQELLVSGTASQIQLCEKLVESLKEFWKDGKPITSVDILTARHAINTHQEDAFQEIQRDVLAKTRRGLEIRAKTFRQRQYIQAIRTQDLVFCIGPAGTGKTYLAAILALQALLSDQYERLILTRPAVEAGEKLGFLPGDLQQKVNPYLRPLYDALYELIDPEKAANLMERGVIEVAPLAYMRGRTLNNSFIILDEAQNTTPAQMKMVLTRLGFRSRMVVTGDITQTDLLPNQTSGLTTALKILKNVEGIAFCEFSQADVVRHSLVQRIVAAYEKHEKIN, encoded by the coding sequence ATGACTGAGCGATTTACCCTTCAGTTACCGAGTATTGAAAGTGCAATGGCGCTTTCGGGTTATCAAGAAGATAATCTAAAAGTTCTATCTCAACAAACGGGCGCTCAACTGGTGATGCGAGGACAGGAATTGCTCGTGAGTGGAACCGCCAGTCAAATTCAATTGTGTGAAAAATTAGTTGAATCGTTAAAAGAATTTTGGAAAGACGGGAAACCGATTACTTCTGTAGATATTCTCACAGCGCGTCACGCTATTAATACCCATCAAGAGGATGCTTTTCAAGAAATCCAGCGTGATGTTTTAGCCAAAACACGGCGAGGACTAGAAATTCGGGCTAAAACCTTTCGCCAACGTCAATATATTCAGGCGATACGGACTCAAGATTTAGTGTTTTGTATTGGCCCTGCGGGAACGGGTAAAACCTATTTAGCTGCAATTTTAGCGTTACAAGCGTTATTATCCGATCAATATGAACGATTAATTTTAACTCGTCCGGCGGTGGAAGCCGGGGAAAAATTAGGCTTTTTACCCGGAGATTTACAACAAAAAGTTAATCCCTATTTACGGCCGTTATATGATGCCCTGTATGAATTAATTGACCCGGAAAAAGCCGCAAATTTAATGGAACGAGGAGTAATTGAAGTGGCTCCCCTAGCGTATATGCGGGGTCGGACGTTAAACAATTCTTTTATTATTTTAGATGAAGCCCAAAATACCACCCCGGCTCAAATGAAAATGGTATTAACTCGTTTAGGATTTCGCTCTCGAATGGTGGTAACGGGAGATATTACCCAAACGGATTTATTACCGAATCAAACGTCGGGGTTAACAACAGCGTTAAAAATCTTAAAAAATGTGGAAGGAATTGCCTTTTGTGAATTTTCCCAAGCGGATGTGGTGCGCCATTCCCTCGTCCAACGCATTGTTGCTGCTTACGAAAAACATGAGAAAATCAACTAA
- a CDS encoding KH domain-containing protein — protein MRFLIEPFLDSPESLRVDCEHFASLRKTWIRLAVEAEDKGRVYGRGGRNIQAIRMVLIALAAASGETIYLDIYNDSESDESHREREPRESFSHRSPGRYAGGEGRTRPPTRSSPSKPRLNRRYEE, from the coding sequence GTGCGGTTTTTAATCGAGCCGTTTCTGGATTCCCCAGAGTCCTTGCGGGTCGATTGTGAGCATTTTGCGAGTCTGCGTAAAACTTGGATTCGGTTGGCGGTGGAAGCCGAAGACAAGGGGCGGGTTTATGGTCGTGGCGGACGCAATATTCAAGCCATTCGGATGGTTTTAATCGCACTAGCCGCAGCGTCCGGTGAAACGATTTATTTGGATATCTATAACGATAGTGAATCCGATGAGTCTCATCGGGAACGGGAACCTAGAGAGTCGTTTAGTCATCGCTCTCCAGGGCGATATGCAGGGGGGGAAGGACGTACTCGTCCACCCACACGTTCATCCCCTTCTAAGCCTCGTTTGAACCGAAGATATGAAGAATAA
- the rpsP gene encoding 30S ribosomal protein S16 has product MIKLRLKRFGKKREASYRIVAMNSVSRRDGRPLEELGFYNPRTDEVRLDVPGIVRRLQQGAQPTETVRSILRKANVFEQLKSGVQPEATTAESAV; this is encoded by the coding sequence ATGATCAAACTGCGTTTAAAGAGATTCGGAAAAAAGCGGGAAGCTAGTTACCGCATTGTGGCGATGAATAGCGTTTCTCGCCGAGATGGTCGTCCCCTAGAAGAACTGGGCTTCTACAATCCCAGAACCGATGAAGTCCGATTGGATGTCCCTGGCATTGTCCGCCGCTTACAGCAAGGGGCGCAACCGACTGAGACCGTGCGTAGCATCCTGAGAAAAGCCAATGTTTTTGAACAACTCAAGTCTGGAGTCCAACCCGAAGCCACGACCGCAGAATCCGCAGTCTAA
- a CDS encoding HPF/RaiA family ribosome-associated protein — translation MKIPVEITYRDVEKTDYLDELINKKVAKLERYCNYMSSCRVVVEKIHDRPKSGSPYRVRLDITVPPGHELAASENPQEGVQYESLEAVIRDAFEAARRQLVELVQRQRDEVKTHTTEEIDSYSVPQI, via the coding sequence ATGAAAATTCCTGTTGAAATTACTTATCGAGATGTGGAAAAGACCGATTATCTGGATGAGCTAATTAACAAAAAAGTGGCGAAGTTAGAGCGATATTGTAATTATATGAGTAGTTGCCGGGTTGTGGTTGAAAAAATCCATGATCGTCCAAAAAGCGGTTCTCCCTATCGAGTTCGTTTAGATATTACTGTACCCCCAGGACATGAGTTAGCGGCTTCTGAGAACCCTCAAGAAGGAGTTCAATATGAATCGTTAGAAGCTGTGATTCGAGATGCTTTTGAAGCCGCACGCCGTCAATTAGTGGAATTAGTTCAACGTCAACGGGATGAAGTCAAAACCCATACGACAGAGGAAATTGATTCTTATTCTGTACCCCAAATTTAG
- a CDS encoding DUF433 domain-containing protein: MTLTEFQTQLLSLTLIEKAEVIQALTQTLSNGSRGITKTPGVMGGDACIANTRLPVWLFVSLRRQGATDAEILQLYPHLTAADLLNVWVYAEAYSEEIEQALKEQE; the protein is encoded by the coding sequence ATGACCTTAACAGAATTCCAAACTCAACTTTTGTCTCTGACTCTAATTGAAAAAGCCGAAGTCATTCAAGCGTTAACTCAGACTTTAAGCAATGGTTCACGGGGAATTACCAAAACTCCTGGGGTAATGGGTGGGGATGCTTGTATTGCTAATACTCGTCTTCCGGTTTGGCTATTTGTTAGTTTACGCCGTCAAGGTGCGACGGATGCAGAAATTTTGCAATTATATCCGCATCTAACGGCGGCTGATTTGTTGAATGTTTGGGTTTATGCAGAAGCGTATTCTGAAGAAATTGAACAAGCATTAAAAGAACAAGAATAA
- a CDS encoding DUF29 domain-containing protein: protein MNPQLSQQHRNQLTLYEQDYYLWIEKTVEQLRQNQLQEIDIQNLIEELETMGRSEKRAIQSNLTVLLMHLLKYKYQPNKRSQSWRSTIVEHRRRLLILFKDSPSLKGYSQEIFAECYQDARQDAATETQLKISVFPDECPFNLETVLKVDYLADED, encoded by the coding sequence ATGAATCCTCAATTATCCCAACAACATCGGAATCAATTAACACTTTATGAACAAGATTATTATTTATGGATTGAGAAAACCGTAGAGCAATTGCGCCAAAACCAACTTCAAGAAATTGATATTCAAAACTTAATTGAAGAGTTAGAAACTATGGGGAGGAGTGAGAAACGAGCGATTCAAAGTAATTTGACGGTTTTGTTAATGCACTTACTCAAATATAAATATCAGCCGAATAAACGTTCTCAAAGTTGGAGAAGTACAATTGTTGAGCATCGGCGACGTTTATTAATTTTGTTTAAAGATAGCCCCAGTTTAAAGGGATACAGTCAGGAAATTTTTGCCGAATGTTATCAAGATGCGCGTCAGGATGCAGCAACAGAAACGCAATTAAAAATCAGTGTTTTCCCTGATGAATGTCCGTTTAATTTAGAAACTGTTTTGAAGGTTGATTATTTAGCTGATGAAGACTAA